One segment of Cynocephalus volans isolate mCynVol1 chromosome 8, mCynVol1.pri, whole genome shotgun sequence DNA contains the following:
- the LOC134384347 gene encoding LOW QUALITY PROTEIN: C-reactive protein-like (The sequence of the model RefSeq protein was modified relative to this genomic sequence to represent the inferred CDS: substituted 1 base at 1 genomic stop codon), translating into MEFPGLGAGNFLHFLVFISLPSAFSQTDMNEKAFVFPKELDNSFVSLTAVLKKPLIAFTVCLHVYTDLSREYSLFSXATKTLDNEILLYKEKTGEYSLSVGEAEVLFKPPESSPALLHLCASWESTSGTAELWVDGKPMVRKSLKKGYIVGTEASIILGQVQVSFGGSFDADQSLVEDIGDTNMWDFVLSPDEINMVYVGGTVSPNVLNWRALIYEVHGEVFTKPQLWS; encoded by the exons ATGGAGTTTCCTGGTCTTGGAGCAGGGAATTTTCTGCATTTCCTGGTCTTCATCAGCCTCCCCAGTGCTTTTTCCCAGACAG ACATGAACGAAAAGGCCTTTGTGTTCCCCAAAGAGTTGGATAACTCCTTTGTCAGTCTGACTGCAGTGCTAAAGAAGCCACTCATTGCCTTCACCGTGTGCCTCCACGTCTATACAGACCTGAGCCGTGAATATAGCCTCTTTTCTTAAGCCACAAAGACGCTAGATAATGAGATCCTCCTCTACAAGGAAAAGACTGGAGAGTACAGTTTATCTGTGGGTGAAGCTGAGGTACTTTTCAAGCCTCCTGAGAGTTCTCCTGCACTGTTACACCTCTGTGCTAGCTGGGAGTCCACCTCAGGAACTGCAGAGCTCTGGGTGGATGGGAAGCCCATGGTGAGGAAGAGTCTGAAGAAGGGGTATATTGTGGGGACAGAGGCGAGCATCATCCTGGGACAGGTGCAGGTTTCATTTGGTGGGAGTTTTGATGCAGACCAGTCTTTGGTGGAAGATATTGGAGATACGAACATGTGGGACTTTGTGCTGTCACCAGATGAGATTAACATGGTctatgttggtgggactgtcagTCCTAATGTCCTGAACTGGCGGGCACTGATCTATGAAGTTCATGGTGAAGTGTTCACCAAACCCCAGCTGTGGTCCTGA